The DNA region CGGTTCCCATGCTTTCGATTATCTGGACTGGTTATTTGGGCCAGCCAAACGGCTGTCTGCTCAGTTATCAGTTTCCATTCCGATGCGCCCTGACCCTATGAGCGGTGGACAACTGAGACCTGTGGATGCCGATGATACCTGCCTGATCATGATGGAATTGGCCGACGGTACTCCGGTGCAAATCTCCCTCAGTGCAGCCACTTATCAGGGCCGGGGACACTGGGTAGAGGTCTATGGCGATCGTGGGACTCTCGTCTTGGGCAGCAGTAATCAGAAGGATTATGTACATGGCTTCCAACTCTGGGGCAGCCAGCAGGGAGAACCCCTGGCAGAACTGGAGATTCCTGAACGGTTGGCTTTTCCTCGCACCTGGGAGGATGGGCGGATTGCTCCCTTTGTTCGCATTGTTAATCGCTGGGTGCAGGGAATTGATCAAGGGCAGACCCCGGTTCCTTCGTTGCAGGAAGGAGTTTATTCTCAATTACTCATGGATCTATGCCATCAATCTGACCTCACTGGCACCTGGGTAGAAGTCCCTTCTGGTTCCTAAACCCAGTCCAGCTAGAGAACTGGAGTTTTCCGGTGAGAGCAACTATGATTCTGGACCTGGACAAGATTTAGATAGAATTTGGTCAACCCGTTATCAGGAGTTTCCCCGATGGTTGTTACTCCAACTCCGCTGCCATCCCAGCCCACCCTCCAGATCCGCTGGGAAGCCTTACCTGAGGATTTCAAATTAGACGATGAACCCGTGGAAAACGTTGGTCAACCCCTGATTGCTGGCGCTTTGCGAGAAAGCCTGGAACTGGTTGGATATATTCAGCCAGAGATGTTGATTGCCTCGAATCTGGGAATTTGTGCCACGGTGAATGACAATCTGGTCATCAAAGCTCCGGACTGGATGTATGTTGCAAGAGTTGCGCCTCTGCCACCCAATACCGATCGCCGGAGCTATACCCCTCATCTGGAGGGAGATGTTCCGCAGGTCGTGATGGAATTCCTCTCTGAAACGGAAGGCAGCGAGTATTCCTCCAAACAGACCTTCCCACCGGGTAAATGGTTTTTCTATGAGCAGATTTTACAGATTCCGATTTACGTCATTTTTAATCCGGCTCAGGGAGCGTTAGAGGTGTATCAACGGCAGGGCGATCGCTATCAGCTAGTATCACCTCCTGATCATCAGCGTTACTGGCTGGAGCCAATGAATTTGTTCTTAGGGGTATGGCAGGGTGAAAAAGAAGGTCGATCAGGGTACTGGTTACGCTGGTGGGATGCTGCCGGAAACCTCTTGCCCTGGGCCGTAGAACAGATGGAGCAACAGCAGCAACAGCTAGAGCAGGAACGTCAGCGAGCCGAGCAGGAACGCCAACGGGCAGAACGACTGGCGGCACAATTGCGATCGCTGGGGATTGACCCGGAGCAGGTGTAAGCGTTTTGGCGAGGGTGGGGGGCGAGAGGGTTATCCCAAGTAGGCTTGCTTGACACGATCGTCATTTAATAAATCTGCTGCCTTGCCAGTGAGGGTAATGCGTCCGGCATCCAGGACGTAGCCCCGATCGCCATGTTGTAGGGCTAGATTGGCATTCTGTTCCACCAGCAGGATCGTTACGCCCGTGGTGTGGAGATTTTGGATAATGCTGAAAATTTCCCGGACGATCGCTGGGGCTAGCCCCAGACTGGGTTCATCCAGCAGCAGCAATTTGGGACGACTCATCAAAGCACGGGCGATCGCCAGCATTTGCTGTTCGCCGCCGCTGAGAGTTCCAGCCAGTTGGTTGCGTCGTTCGGCTAACCGGGGAAAGGTGAGGAACTGCTGTTCAATGTCAGCTTTAATGCCCAGGCGATCGGAGCGGGTGTAAGCTCCCAATTCCAAATTATCCAGTACTGTCTGTCGGGCCAGAATTCGTCGCCCCTCTGGACTGTGAGCAATCCCCAGCGCCACCACTTCATGGGCGCGTCGCCGAGTAATGTCCTGTCCATTGTAAATAATCCGGCCACTGCGGACATTGAGAACTCGGGAAATGGCTCTCAGCGTGGTAGTTTTTCCGGCTCCATTGGCCCCAATGAGGGTTACTACTTCCCCTGGATTGATCGTCAGGTCAATGTCTTGCAACGCCTGAATACCGCCGTAGCTCACACTCAGTCCGATAATTTCGAGCAAGGGATCGGGCATAGGAAATTTTGGATTTTAGATTTGGGATTTTGGATTGGTTAGCCTTAGATGCAAAATTATTCTCCTCCTAAGTAGGCTTCAATCACAGCGGGATCGTTTTTGACTTTTGCGGGATCTCCCAGGGCAATCAGTTGGCCGAAATCGAGGACAGCGATGCGATCGCACAACCCCATCACCAGGGGAACATGATGTTCAATTAAGAGTACCGTCAGGTTGAATTGGTCTCGAATGCTGCGAATGAAGCCACTCAACTGATGTTTCTCATTGGGGTTCATGCCTGCTGCAGGTTCGTCTAACAGCAGCACTTTGGGATTTAAGGCCAGGGCACGGGCAATTTCCAGGCGGCGCTGATCTCCATAAGCAAAGTTTTTGGCTTTTTCTGCAGCCCGATCGCTCAATCCCACCAGGGACAGCAACTCCTGCGCCTTCTCATAGGTTAACTGTTCTTCCTGGGGGGCGGGCGGCAGGCCGAGAACTCCAGTTAATAAACCGCTGCGAGTATGAACGTGCTGGGCAATCATAACGTTTTCCAGTGCTGACAGATCCCCGAATAGGCGAATATTTTGAAAGGTGCGGGCAATTCCCCGGGCGGCAATCCGGTAGGGACGCAGGCGCGAAATGATTTCGCCATTGTGGAGCATTTGCCCACTGGATGGTTGAATCAACCCGGTGAGCAGGTTGAACAGGGTGGTTTTTCCGGCTCCATTTGGCCCAATCAAACCAAAAATCTCACCCTGACTAACCGCAAAGGAAACATTGTTCACCGCAACCAATCCCCCAAAGCGGCGTGTTAATCCTCTGGCTTCTAGCACGGTGGGGGAAGGAGGAGGGGCGACTGTATCAGCCAGTTGTGCCTCAGTCATAGGGGAGTGGAGCAATCCTGATCACGTTGGATGGAAAAATCATACCGCTTTGTCCGAATGAGTTATTAAGACTAGCTTCATCTGTCCCCTCTAGAATAAAAGCGACACAGATCAGCGATCGCGCATTAACTCTATGCCTGTTGATTGGAAACTTTGTCAAGAAAACTGTGAGCGTCGGTAAGCTGAAGCCCTCCGACAAAGGGAAGTTCAACGTCAGAAAGCGCGTGAGATGGTTCTAACGGCGATCGCTCAACTGGCACCGGCCTATCCCCTGGTGGAACGAGTTTACCTCTTCGGGTCAGTCACTCAGGCCGATCGCTTTCATACTAACTCAGACATTGATGTGGCCGTTGAAGGGACAGATGCCGGAACCTACTTTGCTTTCTGGCGCGACTTGGAGCGTCTCTGTTTTAATTGGATAATTGATCTAAGAGAAATTAACACTCCATCTCACTTCACTGAAACTATCAAGCAGCAAGGAGAGTTAGTTTATGAACGCCCAGATCTTGCTGCTTAAAGCGAATATTGATGCTGATTTAGTTGCAATCCTGACTGACTGACAAATCTCCTGAACACCCGCTGCATCACCAGGAAATCAATTTCCTGGCTTATCGCCAAAGTCATCTCAAGACGACTGGACAAGAGTTGCAGTCCATTTGCATGGACTTGCGCTGTTAGCCCAAAATTTATCTTAGGGCGGGCTGACAACAGAGACTTGAGCCTTTCAGAACTTTTGTCAGTCAATCAGCCTCTACACCGTATTTGAAAACATTAGCCTGAATGTAGCAAAAACATTTGAAAACCAGATTGATGACAAAAGCCAGTGGCATTCAGTGTTGCTAAGACGCATGACCTTGGAAATTGAAGGAATACGGCCTTGTCTTTACTCTTTGGAAACCTATCAATGTCTAGATGAGCTAAGACGATTTCGCCACTTTTTCGCAATGCTAATTCTATATCCCTTGATCCAATTCGGGTTCGTTTAGTGGGGTGCATATCACTTTTGCCCTCACCCTAAATCCCTCTCCCAACTTGGGAGAGGGACTTTGAGATGGCTCGGCTCCCCTTCTCCCAGGTTGGGAGAAAGGGCTGGGGGATGAGGGCCTGCCAAGGTGACATACTCTCGTTTAGTGGTATCTAGTGCTCAACAGATCAAGGAACTTTATGGTGATGATGTAAGGTGGTTTAAATCATTTTTAGATTCCATGCGGACAGATTAATGAGTTGAAAGCAAATCAACTCATGATCAGCCATTCAATTCAATAATTTGATGGGAAAAATACACTTTAAAATAGGAAAACTGCACTCATGCGGGCCAGGATTCGGGATACGGAAATTTATTTTGATGTGGAAGGGGCGGGGTTAGTGCCGGACGGTGCCCGCATGAAAGAGAAACCCGTGGCCTTTGTGATTCATGGGGGGCCGGGAGTCGATCATACCTCCTTCAAACCAACCTTTTCGCCCCTCAGCCAAAAGCTGCAACTGGTGTATTTCGATCATCGAGGCCAGGGACGATCGGCACGGGGGCCAAAAGAAAGTTACACCCTGGAGAACAATGTGGAGGACATGGAAGCCCTCCGTCAGCATTTGGGGTTGGACAAAATTGTCGTGATTGGTGCGTCTTACGGGGGGATGGTTGCTCTCACCTATGCCAGTCGCTACCCGGAATACGTTTCTCATCTGATTGCGATCGTTACCGTACCGGATGCTCGATTTCTGGAACGAGCCAAGCAAATTCTGGCGGAACGGGGGACAGAAGAACAACAGGCGATCGCCCAACACTTGTGGGATGGCACTTTTCGGGATGAGGAACACCTGCGGGAGTACTTTCAGATTTTGGGGCCGATGTATTCCCTCACCTTTGATCCTGCTGCTCCCCAAAACAGTTGGAAACGAGCCATTCTATCCGCTGATGCGATTAATGAAGCGTTTGGTGGCTTTCTGCGTGCCTACGATGTCCGCGACCAACTGCACAAGATTACCGCTCCTACCCTCGTAATCGGGGCACGCCATGATTGGATCTGTCCACCGGAATTTTCCGAAGAGATTGCCGCCCTGATCCCCAATTCCGACTTGCGGATTTTTGAGAACAGTGGGCATGGAGTTCGGGCCGATGAACCGGAAGCCCTGCTGGATGCGATCGCAGGCTTCATTGTCTACAAACGCTGACAATTGCCTCTGAAAATCTTTAAATTAGTCCCATGAAACAGGCTACCTGCCCACTGCTGAGTTATGTGCCTGCGTAATGGATGATGGATATGAAAAGCACATTTAACAGGCGTTCTCCCAGATCGGCGATCGCCATCCTGACCTTTAGCTTCATCCTATTCACTGCAACGGCCAGCCTGGCTGGTCAACCCGGAAATGCTTCCAATCCTTCCGACAGAAGTGCTACTCAGGAACAACCCATCCCGCATCCCTCTGGGTCTGCTAATCCCTCCGCTCAACCCTCTACGTCTTCCCCTCAGCCGTCTAAGCAATCCACGAATCCCATGGAGAGCGATCGGGTGAATGTCGAAGATGTTTACCCGGAATACTGTCGGATCTACTTCCCCAGTCGCGGAACGGTCAGTCTATTTGATTATCGTGAGAGGATGTATCGGTGCCTGTATGGGCCAGATCGATGGTTATTTTAGCTCAGGAAGCAAATTCGTCTATGTCTCAACGAAAGCAGTGGTTGTTCGATCGCTGGGCACCCAGCTATGATTTCCTGTTGCCATCCGTCTTCTACCAGGCCATTCACCGACGGCTGCTCGAATACGTGCAGTTCTCTGATCACCCTGTAGTTCTGGATCTGGGCTGTGGCACGGGTCGTCTCCTGAATCGCTTAGCTGACCATTATCCTGATCTCTCCGGCACAGGGTTAGACTTCTCTGCAGAAATGCTACGTCAGGCGCGGCGTTCCAATCAGCATCATCCTCGACTGATCTTTGTGCAGGGTAATGCGGAGGCGCTTCCTTTTGCGGATCAGCAGTTTACGGATGTCTTTAATACCATCAGCTTTTTGCATTATCCCGATCCTGGTTCTGTACTGGCTGAAGTGCGACGAGTCTTGCAACCGGGTGGTCGATTTTACCTGGCGGACTTTACCTGGAAAGGGCGCGATCGAGAACCTTGTCGGGTGAACTTGCCAGGGAATATCCAGTTCTACAACGCTCAGGCCCGCGAAGAATTGGGGAAACAAGCCCAATTGCAATGTTTGGGTCACCATTACCTGCTGGGTCTTGTCTTATTGACTATTTTTTCCAGAAATTAATCGCCGCCGCCTTTACCCGTTTGTCCGGATTCTGAAAAAACAAGTTAAGATAAATTAACAATTAATTCGTAGCTATAACAGCAAGGACTTAGAGGGCGCGATTTATGAAATTTTCTTGGAGAACGGCCTTGTTATGGGCATTGCCCGCCTTGGTGATCGGGTTCTTTCTATGGCAGGGGTCTTTTGCCACCTCTCCCGCTAGCTTAAGTAAGAATGCGGCAAATACGCGCATGACCTATGGCCGTTTTCTGGAATATCTGGATGCTGATCGCGTCGTTAGCGTCGATCTATATGATGGGGGACGCACGGCGATCGTAGAAGCGGTCGATCCAGAACTGGATAATCGCGTGCAACGACTGCGGGTAGACCTGCCAGGAAATTCTCCTGAAGTCGTGTCTCGCTTGAGACAGGAAAAAATCCGGTTTGATGTTCACCCCGTCCGTAATGATGGAGCGCTCTGGGGACTGTTGGGCAACCTGATCTTCCCGATTCTGTTGATTGGCGGCTTGTTCTTCTTGTTCCGTCGGTCTGGCAATGTGCCCGGTGGCCCCGGACAGGCCATGAGTTTTGGTAAGTCCCGTGCTCGCTTCCAGATGGATGCCAAAACTGGGGTGATGTTTGATGATGTGGCTGGGATTGAAGAAGCGAAGGAAGAGTTGCAGGAAGTTGTGACCTTCTTGAAGAAGCCTGAACGGTTTACGGCGGTGGGTGCCCGGATTCCCAAAGGGGTGCTGCTGGTTGGCCCTCCGGGAACTGGGAAAACGTTGTTGGCCAAGGCGATCGCAGGGGAAGCTGGAGTTCCCTTCTTTAGTATTTCCGGTTCAGAATTTGTGGAAATGTTTGTGGGGGTCGGTGCTTCCCGTGTTCGCGACCTGTTCAAGAAAGCCAAGGAGAATGCACCCTGCATCGTCTTTATTGATGAAATTGACGCAGTCGGTCGGCAACGGGGAGCTGGAATTGGCGGCGGCAACGATGAACGGGAACAAACCCTGAACCAGTTGCTGACCGAAATGGACGGCTTTGAAGGCAATACCGGGATCATCATCATTGCGGCGACCAACCGTCCTGATGTCCTGGATGCGGCGCTGCTCCGTCCTGGCCGCTTCGATCGCCAGGTAACAGTGGATGTGCCCGACATCAAGGGCCGTCTGGAAGTACTGAACGTCCATGCCCGGAATAAGAAGATTGCTCCGGAAGTGTCTCTGGAAGCGATCGCCCGTCGGACTCCTGGATTTTCCGGTGCGGATCTGGCGAACTTGTTGAACGAGGCAGCGATTCTCACGGCCCGTCGTCGGAAAGAAGCGATCACGATGCTGGAAATCGATGATGCGGTTGATCGGGTGATTGCTGGCATGGAGGGCACTCCCCTGGTGGACAGCAAGAGCAAGCGGTTGATTGCCTATCACGAAATTGGTCACGCCATTATCGGCACTTTAGTTAAGGATCATGACCCGGTACAAAAGGTAACGCTGGTGCCACGGGGACAGGCTCGCGGACTGACCTGGTTCTCCCCCAGTGAAGAACAAAGCCTGATCTCGCGATCGCAAATTCTGGCCCGGATTATGGGTGCGCTGGGAGGTCGGGCAGCCGAGGAAGTGGTGTTTGGCGACGCGGAAGTCACAACTGGAGCAGGTAACGATCTGCAACAGGTCACTTCGATGGCGCGGCAAATGGTGACCCGGTTTGGTATGTCTGACCTGGGGCCATTGTCACTGGAAGGACAATCTTCGGAAGTGTTCCTGGGACGGGATTTAATGGTGCGCTCTGAATACTCCGAAGAGATTGCCGCCCGGATTGATGCTCAGGTTCGTTCCATTGTTGAACACTGCTATGATGAAGCCCGTCGCCTGATTCGGGAAAATCGTATGGTGATTGATCGACTGGTGGATCTCCTGATTGATAAAGAAACGATCGATGGCGAAGAGTTGCGTCAAATCGTTGCTGAGTATACAGATATACCCGAAAAGGAACAGTACACTCCACAGTTATAATCTCGAAACTCTCAGTAAGTAGACGAACGGGGATGACGGCACATCATCCCCGTTTTTGTTTGGCAGCCATCTTATAATTGCCGGGAAGTGGGGAGGCAGGGAAATGAGTCTGACGCGCCTTTTACTAATCTATTGGGTAGATTCGTTGAATCAGGTTTAGGGTTGGCTAACTCATCTTTCCGCAAAATCTGGTTATCGGTTCCCAAAATCCGCAATTCACAAATTCCCGTAGCACCGAGAGCAACCAGGGCAAACGCTCCATCATTGCCACTATCCCGAAGCACCTGCCCATTGTTAAAGGTAACTTCTACGGCTCCCACTTTTGGATTCAGGATCTGCCCATACAGGATCAGGTAGCGATCGCTTGCTTCCGGCCTGGAATGGCTGACTCCATAATCAATCAGTTGCTCTGCCGTTTTTTGATCGGTGGCTTTAGAACTATTTTCCATCCCAAAACTATCGCCACTACTGACCTGCCATCCCATGCCCTGCCGTTTCATCACCTGATGACCAAACACTTGCTGGGTAAATGCTTTACCATCCTTCGTCGGGCACATTGCACTATATAAGACAATCACACCCTTGGCCCAGCGATAAGTTCCCAAGACCTGAAACCTCTGAGCCGCTTTTTTGCCTGGTGTGGGGCAAGCTATGTGTTGATGAATCACATGAGTAGGAGCGTCAGTCAACCAGGCGTAAACACACCCAGATGTTGACACCATCATTAGCCCAGCCAACCAGGTCAGCAGTCGTTTCATGCCTTGTTGCTTCAGACTTCAACTATCTCATCTCTCAAGTCTGCCCTGAGCTTTTGGGAAGTCGCTTCAAGATTGAGATTATCTTAATAATTTCTGGCAGCGCATCTTCCTTATGTTGGATTGCAACGAATTTCAATCAAAAATCCGTCTGGATCATAAAAGTAAATGCCCCGTCCGGTAGGACGGCTGACTGGCCCATGATCGATCGCCACCTGATTTTGGTGCAGAACTTCCACGGCCTGATCAAAATTCTCAGGGGCAATATCAAAGGCCAGATGGTTGGCACGAGTGAACTGCTGGCGGGGATCAGGATGGGGAGGAGCCAGATCCGGTTCCCAAAACAAATCCAAAACAATACCATCCGGTGTCACAAAATTGGCAACTTTCCCTTGTGCGACTAGATCCTTTAAGGTAACCGGAACCTCGGCCCCGGTTAATTCATGCAGTCCTAGAAGCGTGCCATAGAAATAGCGGGATGCCTGCATATCCCGGACATTTAGGGCAATATGGTGTACTCGACGTAAGGTTCCGGTAGGCAGAGTTTGAGAGGATAAAGAGGTGGTTAGCATAACATGGAGATCGAGCACAATCAGGATTATCTTCAGGGTACATGAAACGGTTGAGTGTTCAGGTAAAACCCAATTCCAAACAGCAGCAGTTGAAGGTGGAAGCGGATGGTTCCCTAACGGTTCACCTTAAATCACCGCCTGTAGATGGCAAAGCGAACGCAGAATTGATTCAACTTTTAGCAAAACACCTGTATGTGCCAAAATCTTTAATTCGGATTCGTACAGGAGCTACTGCAAAACAAAAGATTATTGAGATTGATACCAATTAAAAATTTTTTGCTTGTAAGGGTGAGGGAGCACTCAATGGGTTTAGAGCAGGCTACAGGGAGCGACAATGCTTCCCGCACTGAGGTTGCGATCGCCATCCTATATCGTGATGGCAAGTTTCTCATGCAACTTCGGGATGACTATCCAACTATTATCTATCCGGGGCATTGGGGCTTCTTTGGTGGACATTTGGAACCGGAAGAAAGCCCAGAAATGGGAGTGCGTCGGGAATTATTGGAAGAAATTGGCTACTGTCCCCCCATCTTGACCCTGTTTAGCCGTCGGGATAATCTCCATCTCACTCGCCCTGGCTATTTCACCCGCCATGTTTACTACGGTCAATTAGATGTGGAGTTACACGACCTGATCCTGGGGGAAGGCTTGGATCTGGATCTATTAACTCCAGAAGATGTGCGGCGTGGCGATCGCTACTCTACCCGAATTCAACAGGTTCGTCCCCTTGGCCCACCACATCAGCAGATCTTATTGGATTTTATGGCAAGTAGGGAGGGGATTGGGAGTTGGGGAGTGGGAATTGGAGATCAGGCATCGGGGAGTGGGGATCGAATTGGGTAAAGAGTGATCAATCGCGTCTGGATGAAGATGGTCGCAGTGTTCAGTGGATTATGAAGGGTGGAATTGAAGCAATGGTGGAGCCAATTACAGTCAAGGTGAATGGTGAATTACAACATTGTTTGCCTGATACCGCATTACCTGATTTTTTACAGCAGTTGGGCATGAATCCTCGCCTGGTTGCTGTGGAGTACAATGGTGAGATTTTGCACCGTCAGTTCTGGGAGACAACGCAACTGCAAGCGGGCGATCGTCTGGAAATTGTGACGATCGTGGGTGGGGGATAATCTCGCGATCGCAGGAAATCCCACGATTACAAGCCACTCCCTAACTGCATTCTCTGGAACAGGATCTATCCCGTTAAGCCTGGCAGGCTAGAACATCCACTCCATACTGATGCCATATCGAGTATCTTTTTTCTGCTTAGAGTTTTGCTTCTCTACCTCTGTAGATACTCGTAAATTGTGGGTAAGAGCAAACCCAAAGGAGAGCTTAGTCACACCGACTTCATCACTTTGCTGGGGGGCAACCCAGGTTTGCATCAGGGAAATATCAGCGGCTCCCGTGCGAGACAGAACAGCCTGTACCCGGAACCCAACATTCAAGCCATCCGTAATATAACGAGGTGTTTCCAGATAGCGGTAGCCCAAGACGGGTGCGAGGTTGAAATAGCCTCCCAGGGGTAATAAGTAATACCGGAGATCGGCTCCTCCAGCCTTGCGTTTGCCTGTAAAGGTTGCCTGGTAGTCCCCACTGAGGGTTAAGCCAGTTGCGCCAAGGCGAGCCAGGAAAATATCTTCCACTCCCACATTCCAACCCAACGAATCAAAGGTGGAGGGGAAATAGGACAATCCTAAGCGGGCACGAGTCCGAAAACTGGGATCTCGTTTGATGTCTTCCAGCACATTTGGGATTTTCTGCTCCCATTTCTCTAAAACTGGACTGCTGCGATCGCTTTCTTCCTGGGTTGCATCTGGCCTGGACTCCGTTGCCTGCGCTATGGGAGAGGGGGAGAGGGGGAGAACTCCGATCGCCTGTTCCCTATCCTCTACTTCCTGTTCCCTGTTGCCGATTCCCAACTCCCAACTGCTCATCCTCTGTCCTCTATCCAGCGTTAACTCGTTTGCCGCCGGATTTAGATCACTCGCAGCATGGGAGTCTACAGGTAATGGAGAACTCCAACCTGGAGCCCCAATCAATAGGGACACTACTGGTAAGGCAACTGTCAACAGGGGCGATCGTCTATTCATCCAGGTCATCCCATTTTTCCTCCTCACACACCTCCTTAAGTTTCCCACAAAAAACTCTGCACCTGCCAGAAATTGTAGATGCAGAGTTCTCAGGTCTTACTTCAGCCAGGGTAGAGATCGAAGGTGAAATGATGAGATGACATGATGGTGGGTATTTCTGACTCTCTCATCACTCCATCATCTCTACTGCGGTGCGCCTTGAGTATGGGCGACAGTGATTGGCTTCATCAGGTAGAGTTTCAGGAACTGCCAGCCGTTAGAAACGTAGTAGGGCAGTTTTTGCAAGAACTGCACGGCTTTAGGGGTGTTGGAGCTGGCAATTTCCGTCAGCTTTTCATTATTGCGAACGCACACTTCCAGGCGATCGTAAAACTCAGGATTGTTGACATCCAGGACGATCGGGAAGACACGAGCGGATGTTTCGTT from Leptodesmis sichuanensis A121 includes:
- a CDS encoding ABC transporter ATP-binding protein, with translation MTEAQLADTVAPPPSPTVLEARGLTRRFGGLVAVNNVSFAVSQGEIFGLIGPNGAGKTTLFNLLTGLIQPSSGQMLHNGEIISRLRPYRIAARGIARTFQNIRLFGDLSALENVMIAQHVHTRSGLLTGVLGLPPAPQEEQLTYEKAQELLSLVGLSDRAAEKAKNFAYGDQRRLEIARALALNPKVLLLDEPAAGMNPNEKHQLSGFIRSIRDQFNLTVLLIEHHVPLVMGLCDRIAVLDFGQLIALGDPAKVKNDPAVIEAYLGGE
- the thiS gene encoding sulfur carrier protein ThiS, coding for MKGGIEAMVEPITVKVNGELQHCLPDTALPDFLQQLGMNPRLVAVEYNGEILHRQFWETTQLQAGDRLEIVTIVGGG
- a CDS encoding VOC family protein; the encoded protein is MLTTSLSSQTLPTGTLRRVHHIALNVRDMQASRYFYGTLLGLHELTGAEVPVTLKDLVAQGKVANFVTPDGIVLDLFWEPDLAPPHPDPRQQFTRANHLAFDIAPENFDQAVEVLHQNQVAIDHGPVSRPTGRGIYFYDPDGFLIEIRCNPT
- a CDS encoding ABC transporter ATP-binding protein, coding for MPDPLLEIIGLSVSYGGIQALQDIDLTINPGEVVTLIGANGAGKTTTLRAISRVLNVRSGRIIYNGQDITRRRAHEVVALGIAHSPEGRRILARQTVLDNLELGAYTRSDRLGIKADIEQQFLTFPRLAERRNQLAGTLSGGEQQMLAIARALMSRPKLLLLDEPSLGLAPAIVREIFSIIQNLHTTGVTILLVEQNANLALQHGDRGYVLDAGRITLTGKAADLLNDDRVKQAYLG
- a CDS encoding NUDIX hydrolase; translated protein: MGLEQATGSDNASRTEVAIAILYRDGKFLMQLRDDYPTIIYPGHWGFFGGHLEPEESPEMGVRRELLEEIGYCPPILTLFSRRDNLHLTRPGYFTRHVYYGQLDVELHDLILGEGLDLDLLTPEDVRRGDRYSTRIQQVRPLGPPHQQILLDFMASREGIGSWGVGIGDQASGSGDRIG
- a CDS encoding Gfo/Idh/MocA family protein; the encoded protein is MSQAEIGVAVVGTGFGQKVHIPAFQAHHRTRIVAVYHRDLAKAQAIAEAHSIPYACQTVEAIVALPDVQGVSIATPPFLHYPMAKTVLQAGKHLLLEKPTTLNVREAQELHQLATAKGLITTMNFEFRCIPAWMRLAELLADGYVGQKRLIKVDWLVSSRADASRPWNWYAQKSQGGGALGAIGSHAFDYLDWLFGPAKRLSAQLSVSIPMRPDPMSGGQLRPVDADDTCLIMMELADGTPVQISLSAATYQGRGHWVEVYGDRGTLVLGSSNQKDYVHGFQLWGSQQGEPLAELEIPERLAFPRTWEDGRIAPFVRIVNRWVQGIDQGQTPVPSLQEGVYSQLLMDLCHQSDLTGTWVEVPSGS
- a CDS encoding DUF167 domain-containing protein, with protein sequence MKRLSVQVKPNSKQQQLKVEADGSLTVHLKSPPVDGKANAELIQLLAKHLYVPKSLIRIRTGATAKQKIIEIDTN
- a CDS encoding alpha/beta fold hydrolase: MRARIRDTEIYFDVEGAGLVPDGARMKEKPVAFVIHGGPGVDHTSFKPTFSPLSQKLQLVYFDHRGQGRSARGPKESYTLENNVEDMEALRQHLGLDKIVVIGASYGGMVALTYASRYPEYVSHLIAIVTVPDARFLERAKQILAERGTEEQQAIAQHLWDGTFRDEEHLREYFQILGPMYSLTFDPAAPQNSWKRAILSADAINEAFGGFLRAYDVRDQLHKITAPTLVIGARHDWICPPEFSEEIAALIPNSDLRIFENSGHGVRADEPEALLDAIAGFIVYKR
- a CDS encoding ribonuclease toxin HepT-like protein produces the protein MSLYTVFENISLNVAKTFENQIDDKSQWHSVLLRRMTLEIEGIRPCLYSLETYQCLDELRRFRHFFAMLILYPLIQFGFV
- a CDS encoding class I SAM-dependent methyltransferase, whose product is MSQRKQWLFDRWAPSYDFLLPSVFYQAIHRRLLEYVQFSDHPVVLDLGCGTGRLLNRLADHYPDLSGTGLDFSAEMLRQARRSNQHHPRLIFVQGNAEALPFADQQFTDVFNTISFLHYPDPGSVLAEVRRVLQPGGRFYLADFTWKGRDREPCRVNLPGNIQFYNAQAREELGKQAQLQCLGHHYLLGLVLLTIFSRN
- a CDS encoding nucleotidyltransferase family protein, with amino-acid sequence MVLTAIAQLAPAYPLVERVYLFGSVTQADRFHTNSDIDVAVEGTDAGTYFAFWRDLERLCFNWIIDLREINTPSHFTETIKQQGELVYERPDLAA
- a CDS encoding Uma2 family endonuclease translates to MVVTPTPLPSQPTLQIRWEALPEDFKLDDEPVENVGQPLIAGALRESLELVGYIQPEMLIASNLGICATVNDNLVIKAPDWMYVARVAPLPPNTDRRSYTPHLEGDVPQVVMEFLSETEGSEYSSKQTFPPGKWFFYEQILQIPIYVIFNPAQGALEVYQRQGDRYQLVSPPDHQRYWLEPMNLFLGVWQGEKEGRSGYWLRWWDAAGNLLPWAVEQMEQQQQQLEQERQRAEQERQRAERLAAQLRSLGIDPEQV
- the ftsH2 gene encoding ATP-dependent zinc metalloprotease FtsH2, which codes for MKFSWRTALLWALPALVIGFFLWQGSFATSPASLSKNAANTRMTYGRFLEYLDADRVVSVDLYDGGRTAIVEAVDPELDNRVQRLRVDLPGNSPEVVSRLRQEKIRFDVHPVRNDGALWGLLGNLIFPILLIGGLFFLFRRSGNVPGGPGQAMSFGKSRARFQMDAKTGVMFDDVAGIEEAKEELQEVVTFLKKPERFTAVGARIPKGVLLVGPPGTGKTLLAKAIAGEAGVPFFSISGSEFVEMFVGVGASRVRDLFKKAKENAPCIVFIDEIDAVGRQRGAGIGGGNDEREQTLNQLLTEMDGFEGNTGIIIIAATNRPDVLDAALLRPGRFDRQVTVDVPDIKGRLEVLNVHARNKKIAPEVSLEAIARRTPGFSGADLANLLNEAAILTARRRKEAITMLEIDDAVDRVIAGMEGTPLVDSKSKRLIAYHEIGHAIIGTLVKDHDPVQKVTLVPRGQARGLTWFSPSEEQSLISRSQILARIMGALGGRAAEEVVFGDAEVTTGAGNDLQQVTSMARQMVTRFGMSDLGPLSLEGQSSEVFLGRDLMVRSEYSEEIAARIDAQVRSIVEHCYDEARRLIRENRMVIDRLVDLLIDKETIDGEELRQIVAEYTDIPEKEQYTPQL